From one Micromonospora siamensis genomic stretch:
- the mtrA gene encoding MtrAB system response regulator MtrA, which translates to MRARVLVVDDDPALAEMLGIVLRSEGFVPSFVADGERALAAFRDSRPDIVLLDLMLPGMSGIDVARAIRGESGVPIVMLTAKSDTVDVVLGLESGADDYVVKPFKPKELVARMRARLRRGEDVAPEMLTIGPPGNQITIDVPAHTVSRDGEEVKLTPLEFDLLVALARKPRQVFTREVLLEQVWGYRHAADTRLVNVHVQRLRAKIEPDPERPEIILTVRGVGYKAGTG; encoded by the coding sequence ATGAGAGCCCGGGTACTGGTGGTCGACGACGACCCCGCGCTCGCCGAGATGCTCGGCATCGTCCTGCGCAGTGAGGGCTTCGTGCCGTCCTTCGTCGCCGACGGGGAACGGGCGCTGGCCGCGTTCCGGGACAGTCGACCCGACATCGTCCTGCTGGACCTGATGCTGCCGGGCATGAGCGGCATCGACGTGGCGCGCGCCATCCGCGGCGAGTCCGGCGTGCCGATCGTGATGCTCACCGCCAAGAGCGACACCGTCGACGTGGTGCTCGGGCTGGAGTCGGGCGCCGACGACTACGTGGTCAAGCCGTTCAAGCCCAAGGAGCTGGTGGCCCGGATGCGGGCCCGGCTGCGTCGGGGCGAGGACGTGGCGCCGGAGATGCTGACCATCGGGCCGCCCGGGAACCAGATCACCATCGACGTGCCGGCGCACACGGTGAGCCGGGACGGCGAGGAGGTCAAGCTCACCCCGCTGGAGTTCGACCTGCTGGTCGCGCTGGCCCGCAAGCCGCGCCAGGTGTTCACCCGCGAGGTGCTGCTGGAGCAGGTCTGGGGCTACCGGCACGCCGCCGACACCCGCCTGGTCAACGTGCACGTGCAGCGGCTCCGGGCCAAGATCGAGCCGGATCCGGAGCGACCCGAAATCATCCTCACTGTGCGGGGCGTGGGCTACAAGGCGGGCACCGGCTAG